In Halococcus salifodinae DSM 8989, the DNA window TCGGCCGTCTCGGCGAGCAAAACGAGTTCGGCCGCTACGAATACTGGCCCGAGCGTCCCGACCGCCTTCGAATACTCGCCGAGGAGTTCTCCGACGCAACGGAGTGCATCGTCGTCGACGATATCGATCTGAGTGTAGCTTCAACCGAGAATCTACAGGTATATCGTCTCTGGGCGCGTAACTACTGGAATGAGTGCGAAAAAATACCTTGTTGAACTCTCTGAGGAAGACCGCAATACGCTTGAGTGGTTTATTTCCACCGGTGAACGGAGGTCTGAGGACAATACGCGAGCACGAATTCTCCTGAAGGTAGATGACGGGCTCACTGATCTCCGCATCAGTGAGCACGTCGGCTGTCACCCNTCTGAGGACAATACGCGAGCACGAATTCTCCTGAAGGTAGATGACGGGCTCACTGATCTCCGCATCAGTGAGCACGTCGGCTGTCACCCTAAAACGGTGTTCAACACGCGCAAAGCCTACG includes these proteins:
- a CDS encoding helix-turn-helix domain-containing protein translates to MSAKKYLVELSEEDRNTLEWFISTGERRSEDNTRARILLKVDDGLTDLRISEHVGCHPSEDNTRARILLKVDDGLTDLRISEHVGCHPKTVFNTRKAYAEHGLAAIHRRKPDREYERKIDGRAEAHLIRLACSEPPEGQARWTLHLLADELVTLDEIDFESISHEAVRQRLKKHPETASL